In the genome of Nocardia sp. NBC_00416, one region contains:
- a CDS encoding DUF488 domain-containing protein, which yields MTDESLTLPPGFQVKRVYEAPERDDGYRVLVDRLWPRGVAKAAARIDEWAKDITPSTELRRWFHENPDGRRAEFAQRYRDELSGPAAREILAGLRERAGASPPVTLVTAVKEPGHSHVPVLVERLRG from the coding sequence ATGACCGACGAATCGCTCACGCTACCGCCAGGCTTCCAGGTCAAACGCGTATACGAGGCCCCTGAGCGCGACGACGGCTACCGGGTCCTCGTCGACCGCCTGTGGCCACGCGGGGTGGCCAAGGCGGCGGCCCGAATCGACGAATGGGCCAAGGACATCACCCCGTCGACCGAATTGCGCCGTTGGTTTCACGAGAACCCCGACGGTCGCCGCGCGGAGTTCGCCCAACGCTACCGGGACGAGTTGTCGGGCCCGGCCGCCCGCGAGATCCTGGCCGGGCTGCGGGAACGCGCCGGGGCCAGTCCGCCGGTCACCCTGGTCACCGCCGTCAAAGAGCCGGGTCACAGCCATGTCCCAGTACTCGTCGAGCGATTGCGCGGGTAA
- a CDS encoding PhoH family protein — MTDNRSVSAPSANSRFIQKGLKTFVIDTSVLLSDPWASTRFGEHHVVLPLVVISELEGKRHHHELGWFAREALRMLDDLRVAHGRLDEPLPIGTEGGTLQVELNHTDPSVLPVGFRTESNDSRILACALNLAADGCQVVLVSKDIPMRVKASAVGLRAEGYHAQDVVTSGWSGMVEIDTSTEVVDRLYSESVADLDEARELPCHTGIRLLGSSSSALGRVTPDKRVQLVREREAFGLHGRSAEQRVALDLLLDESVGIVSLGGRAGTGKSALALTAGLEAVLEKRTQRKVVVFRPLYAVGGQELGYLPGTENEKMGPWAQAVFDTLDGLASREVMEEVLSRGMLEVLPLTHIRGRSLHDSFVIVDEAQSLERNVLLTVLSRLGGGSRVVLTHDVAQRDNLRVGRHDGVAAVIEKLKGHPLFAHITLTRSERSPIAALVTEMLEEYGPNA, encoded by the coding sequence GTGACTGATAATCGCTCCGTATCCGCCCCATCGGCGAATTCTCGCTTCATTCAGAAAGGTTTGAAAACCTTCGTCATCGACACCTCGGTGCTGCTGTCGGATCCCTGGGCGTCGACCAGGTTCGGCGAGCACCACGTTGTGTTACCGCTGGTAGTGATCAGCGAACTCGAAGGTAAACGACACCACCACGAACTCGGCTGGTTCGCCCGCGAAGCGTTGCGCATGCTCGACGATCTGCGCGTCGCCCACGGACGACTCGACGAACCGCTGCCGATAGGCACCGAAGGCGGCACGTTGCAGGTGGAACTCAACCACACCGACCCCTCGGTGCTACCGGTCGGTTTCCGCACCGAGAGCAACGATTCCCGCATCCTGGCCTGCGCGCTCAACCTCGCGGCCGACGGATGTCAAGTGGTGCTGGTGTCCAAGGACATTCCGATGCGGGTGAAGGCCAGCGCGGTAGGTCTACGGGCGGAGGGATATCACGCACAGGATGTGGTGACCTCCGGCTGGTCGGGCATGGTCGAAATCGACACGTCCACCGAGGTCGTCGACCGACTCTACAGCGAATCGGTCGCAGACCTCGACGAGGCGCGAGAACTGCCCTGCCACACCGGAATCCGGCTGCTGGGCAGCAGTTCCAGCGCCCTGGGCCGGGTGACGCCGGACAAACGGGTGCAGCTCGTCCGCGAACGTGAGGCGTTCGGGCTGCACGGACGTTCCGCCGAACAGCGTGTCGCGCTGGACCTGCTGCTCGACGAGAGTGTCGGGATCGTCTCGCTGGGCGGTCGCGCCGGCACCGGTAAATCAGCGCTGGCGCTCACCGCCGGCCTGGAAGCGGTGCTGGAGAAGCGCACTCAACGCAAGGTGGTCGTGTTCCGGCCGCTGTACGCGGTGGGCGGGCAGGAACTCGGTTATCTGCCGGGCACCGAGAACGAGAAGATGGGCCCGTGGGCACAGGCCGTTTTCGACACTCTGGACGGTCTGGCCAGCCGCGAGGTGATGGAGGAGGTCCTGAGCCGCGGGATGCTGGAAGTCCTTCCGCTGACCCATATTCGAGGCCGATCGCTGCACGATTCATTCGTGATCGTGGACGAAGCCCAGTCACTGGAACGCAATGTCCTGCTCACGGTGCTGAGCAGGTTGGGCGGCGGCTCCCGCGTCGTGCTCACCCACGATGTCGCCCAGCGCGACAATCTGCGGGTCGGCCGACACGACGGTGTCGCGGCGGTGATCGAGAAGCTCAAGGGGCATCCCCTCTTCGCCCATATCACCCTGACCCGCAGTGAACGGTCGCCGATCGCGGCGCTGGTCACCGAGATGCTGGAGGAGTACGGACCCAACGCCTGA
- a CDS encoding limonene-1,2-epoxide hydrolase family protein, translating to METDLNQEAVTTVREFFTAMEVGALDEALELVHPDIVWKNTSLPDVRGARRVGKLLRGLDGDQFGFSAQMHHIAADGAIVLTDRTDVLRFGPISIAFWVMGTFELRDGRIILWHDHFSWENFLRGAAVGVVKAIFGR from the coding sequence ATGGAAACCGATCTGAATCAGGAAGCGGTCACCACGGTCCGCGAATTCTTCACCGCGATGGAGGTCGGCGCCCTCGACGAGGCGCTGGAGTTGGTGCATCCGGATATCGTCTGGAAGAACACCTCGTTGCCGGATGTGCGTGGGGCGCGGCGGGTCGGCAAGTTGTTGCGCGGTCTGGACGGGGACCAGTTCGGGTTCTCGGCGCAGATGCACCATATCGCTGCCGATGGTGCGATCGTGCTCACCGATCGCACCGATGTGCTGCGTTTCGGGCCGATCAGTATCGCGTTCTGGGTGATGGGCACCTTCGAACTCCGGGATGGCCGGATCATCCTGTGGCACGACCACTTCAGCTGGGAGAACTTCCTGCGCGGTGCCGCGGTCGGTGTGGTGAAGGCGATCTTCGGCCGCTGA
- the glyA gene encoding serine hydroxymethyltransferase, with product MTQTTASVNTQSLGELDPELAAAMAGELARERDTLEMIASENFVPRAVLQAQGSVLTNKYAEGYPGRRYYGGCEHVDVVENLARERAKVLFGADFANVQPHSGAQANAAVLMSLMDPGDRLLGLDLAHGGHLTHGMRLNFSGKLYDVHSYGVSKEDHRVDMDNVRAIAREARPKVIVAGWSAYPRHQDFAAFREIADEVGAYLWVDMAHFAGLVAAGLHPSPVPYADVVSSTVHKTLGGPRSGLILAKQDYAKKLNSSVFPGQQGGPLMHVIAAKAVAFKIAGTPEFAERQQRTVSGAKILAERLTGTDVAGKGISVLTGGTDVHLVLVDLRNSDLDGQQGEDLLHEVGITVNRNAVPFDPRPPMVTSGLRIGTAALATRGFGDTEFTEVADIIATALAGGADLDSLRGRVKKLANDFPLYQGLEDWNLL from the coding sequence GTGACGCAGACGACCGCCTCTGTCAATACCCAGTCTCTCGGTGAGCTCGATCCGGAGCTCGCTGCCGCCATGGCGGGTGAGCTCGCCCGCGAACGCGACACCCTGGAGATGATCGCGTCGGAGAACTTCGTTCCGCGCGCGGTGCTGCAAGCGCAGGGCAGTGTGCTCACCAACAAATACGCCGAGGGATACCCCGGCCGCCGCTACTACGGCGGCTGTGAGCACGTCGACGTCGTCGAGAACCTGGCGCGGGAGCGCGCCAAGGTGCTGTTCGGCGCCGATTTCGCGAATGTGCAGCCGCATTCGGGCGCACAGGCCAACGCGGCGGTGCTCATGTCGCTGATGGATCCGGGCGACCGGCTGCTCGGCCTCGACCTGGCCCACGGCGGTCACCTCACCCACGGCATGCGGCTGAACTTTTCCGGCAAGCTCTACGACGTCCACTCCTACGGGGTCTCCAAAGAAGACCACCGAGTGGATATGGACAATGTGCGGGCCATCGCGCGCGAGGCGCGGCCCAAGGTCATCGTGGCGGGCTGGTCGGCCTACCCGCGGCACCAGGACTTCGCTGCGTTCCGGGAGATCGCCGACGAGGTCGGCGCCTACCTCTGGGTCGATATGGCGCATTTCGCCGGTTTGGTCGCCGCCGGCCTGCATCCCTCGCCCGTTCCTTACGCGGACGTGGTCTCCTCCACCGTGCACAAGACGCTCGGCGGCCCCCGCTCGGGACTGATCCTGGCGAAGCAGGATTACGCCAAGAAACTCAACAGCTCGGTCTTCCCCGGCCAGCAGGGTGGGCCCCTGATGCACGTCATCGCGGCGAAAGCGGTCGCATTCAAGATCGCGGGAACCCCTGAGTTCGCCGAACGCCAGCAGCGCACCGTATCCGGGGCGAAGATCCTGGCCGAACGCCTCACCGGGACCGACGTGGCGGGCAAGGGCATCAGCGTGCTGACCGGCGGCACCGACGTACACCTGGTCCTGGTGGACCTGCGCAACTCCGACCTCGACGGCCAGCAGGGCGAAGACCTCCTGCACGAGGTCGGGATCACGGTGAACCGCAACGCTGTTCCGTTCGACCCGCGCCCCCCGATGGTCACCTCGGGCCTGCGGATCGGTACGGCCGCGCTGGCCACCCGCGGCTTCGGGGACACGGAGTTCACGGAGGTCGCCGATATCATCGCGACCGCGCTGGCCGGTGGCGCCGACCTGGATTCGCTGCGCGGCCGGGTCAAGAAACTGGCCAACGACTTCCCGCTGTACCAGGGCCTGGAAGACTGGAACCTGCTGTAG
- a CDS encoding DUF885 domain-containing protein: MEAHPLVIEYLRLGLAFDRIEEGFVDAYTSDPQLRREVENAPKPEPRDLARTAARLRAELPAAGLAPERTEFLDAHLRALECSGRKFAGDDIGFIDEVHDYFDVDIRPGDPADYHEAHRKIDEVLGGTGPLIERMAAHRKADEIPPDRLEACVEAFSGALRELVRGRYPLPDHEHVTYEVVGDKPWSGFNYYLGNYRSTVAINSDLRQHMANLPRLISHESYPGHHTEHCRKEAGLVAAGQAEQTIFLVNTPQCLMAEGLADLALRSIVGPGWGRWAQEIYADLGLRFDGERAERLSAASGQLLGVRQDAALMLHDQGKDADEVAGFLERWSLTTADRARHSLRFLSSPLWRAYISTYVEGYKLLGGWLDRASDEDERADRFRRLLDEPLIPSSLRAA; encoded by the coding sequence ATGGAAGCCCATCCCTTGGTGATCGAATACCTGCGGCTCGGTCTGGCATTCGACCGGATCGAAGAGGGATTCGTCGACGCCTACACCTCCGACCCGCAGTTGCGGCGGGAAGTCGAGAACGCGCCGAAGCCCGAACCCCGCGACCTCGCCCGCACCGCCGCCCGGTTGCGCGCGGAACTGCCCGCCGCGGGCCTGGCTCCGGAACGTACCGAGTTCCTCGACGCGCACCTGCGGGCGCTGGAATGCTCCGGCCGGAAATTCGCCGGCGACGATATCGGATTCATCGACGAGGTCCACGACTATTTCGACGTCGACATCCGACCGGGCGACCCCGCCGACTACCACGAGGCGCACCGGAAGATCGACGAGGTCCTGGGCGGGACGGGTCCGCTGATCGAACGGATGGCCGCGCACCGAAAGGCCGACGAGATCCCGCCGGACCGGCTCGAGGCCTGCGTCGAAGCGTTCTCCGGCGCACTGCGCGAACTGGTCCGCGGCCGGTATCCGCTGCCCGACCACGAGCACGTCACCTATGAGGTGGTCGGCGACAAACCGTGGTCCGGTTTCAACTACTACCTCGGCAACTACCGCTCGACGGTGGCGATCAATTCCGACCTGCGCCAGCACATGGCGAACCTGCCGCGGCTCATCTCGCACGAGTCCTACCCCGGCCACCACACCGAACACTGCCGCAAAGAAGCCGGCTTGGTGGCGGCCGGACAGGCCGAGCAGACGATCTTCCTGGTGAACACCCCGCAGTGCCTGATGGCCGAGGGACTGGCCGATCTGGCCTTGCGGTCGATCGTGGGGCCAGGGTGGGGCCGATGGGCCCAGGAGATCTACGCGGACCTGGGGCTGCGGTTCGACGGAGAACGCGCCGAACGGCTCTCCGCCGCGTCGGGGCAGTTGCTGGGGGTCCGGCAGGACGCCGCGCTCATGCTGCACGATCAGGGCAAGGACGCCGACGAGGTGGCCGGTTTCCTGGAGCGCTGGTCGCTGACCACCGCCGACCGGGCTCGTCACTCGCTGCGCTTCCTGTCCTCGCCGCTGTGGCGGGCCTACATCAGCACCTACGTGGAGGGCTACAAGTTGCTGGGCGGGTGGCTGGACCGGGCCTCCGACGAGGACGAACGCGCCGACCGATTCCGTCGCCTGCTCGACGAACCGCTGATCCCGTCCTCCCTGCGCGCCGCCTGA
- the coaA gene encoding type I pantothenate kinase, with the protein MAKASEPSPYVEFDRKRWRELRKSTPLVLTEEELIGLRGLGEQIDLEEVAEVYLPLARLIHLQVAARQRLFAATATFLGESHPDKQVPFVIGVAGSVAVGKSTTARVLQALLARWDHHPRVDLVTTDGFLYPTAELTRRGIMHRKGFPESYDRRKLLRFVTEVKSGAEEVCAPVYSHISYDIVPGEFHCVRQPDILIVEGLNVLQTGPRLMVSDLFDFSIYVDARIEDIENWYVRRFLSLRATGFADPKAHFHHYAKFTDVEATAAAKDIWNSTNRPNLVDNILPTRPRATLVLRKDSDHAINRLRLRKL; encoded by the coding sequence ATGGCCAAGGCGAGCGAGCCCAGCCCGTATGTGGAGTTCGACCGGAAACGGTGGCGAGAACTGCGAAAGTCGACTCCGCTGGTGCTCACCGAAGAGGAACTGATCGGGCTGCGGGGTCTGGGTGAGCAGATCGACCTGGAGGAGGTCGCCGAGGTCTACCTGCCGTTGGCTCGGCTCATTCATCTGCAGGTGGCGGCCAGGCAGCGCTTGTTCGCGGCCACCGCCACCTTCCTCGGCGAATCACATCCCGACAAGCAGGTGCCCTTCGTGATCGGAGTGGCCGGGAGTGTGGCGGTGGGGAAATCCACGACCGCACGCGTCCTGCAGGCGCTGCTGGCGCGCTGGGATCACCATCCGCGTGTCGATCTGGTGACCACCGACGGATTCCTCTACCCCACCGCCGAACTCACCCGCCGCGGCATCATGCACCGCAAGGGTTTCCCGGAGAGCTACGACCGCCGTAAACTGCTGCGTTTCGTCACCGAGGTGAAATCGGGCGCCGAAGAAGTGTGCGCGCCGGTCTATTCACATATCTCCTACGACATCGTCCCCGGCGAATTCCACTGCGTGCGCCAGCCGGATATCCTCATCGTCGAAGGCCTGAACGTCTTGCAGACCGGGCCCAGGCTGATGGTTTCCGACCTCTTCGATTTCTCGATCTACGTCGACGCCCGGATCGAGGATATCGAGAACTGGTATGTGCGGAGGTTTCTGAGCCTGCGGGCCACCGGTTTCGCCGATCCCAAGGCCCATTTCCACCACTACGCCAAATTCACCGATGTGGAGGCGACGGCCGCGGCGAAGGACATCTGGAATTCGACCAACCGCCCCAACCTGGTGGACAACATTCTGCCCACCCGCCCCCGGGCGACGCTGGTCCTGCGCAAGGATTCCGACCACGCGATCAACCGCCTGCGACTGCGGAAGCTCTGA
- a CDS encoding isoprenyl transferase: MVVVEFPSRLRGFPYRVYEARLAKQLADKQHPRHVAVVCDGNRRWARENGFTDITHGHRVGALKVAELVSWCEAEGIELVTVYLLSTENLSRGQEELETLFEVITDVVEELAAPEQNWRVRIVGTLDGLPELVAKRMRTATERTRERSGTHVNVAIGYGGRQEIADAVRQLVRQEMAAGETGEDLVQSITVSAIGHHLYTSGQPDPDLVIRTSGEQRLSGFLLWQSAYSEIWFTEVYWPEFRRVDFLRALRDYAARHRRYGT; this comes from the coding sequence TTGGTCGTCGTGGAATTTCCGAGTCGGCTGCGGGGCTTTCCCTATCGCGTCTACGAGGCCCGTCTGGCCAAGCAGCTTGCGGATAAACAGCATCCGCGCCACGTTGCGGTGGTCTGCGACGGCAACCGTCGCTGGGCCCGGGAGAACGGGTTCACCGATATCACCCATGGACACCGCGTCGGCGCCCTCAAAGTCGCCGAACTGGTCAGCTGGTGCGAGGCCGAGGGAATCGAGCTGGTCACCGTCTACCTGCTCTCCACCGAAAACCTCAGCCGCGGCCAAGAAGAGCTGGAAACCCTGTTCGAGGTCATCACCGACGTCGTCGAAGAACTCGCCGCACCCGAACAGAACTGGCGAGTCCGCATCGTCGGGACCCTGGACGGCCTCCCCGAACTCGTCGCCAAACGGATGCGCACCGCCACCGAACGCACCCGCGAACGCAGCGGCACGCACGTCAACGTCGCCATCGGCTACGGCGGCCGCCAAGAGATCGCCGACGCGGTCCGTCAACTGGTCCGCCAGGAAATGGCCGCCGGTGAAACAGGGGAAGACCTCGTCCAGTCCATCACGGTCAGCGCCATCGGGCACCACCTCTACACCTCCGGCCAGCCGGACCCCGATCTGGTGATCCGGACCTCCGGCGAACAACGACTCTCCGGATTCCTGCTCTGGCAGAGCGCCTATTCGGAAATCTGGTTCACCGAGGTGTACTGGCCGGAATTCCGCCGCGTCGACTTCCTACGGGCCCTCCGCGACTACGCGGCCCGGCATCGCCGCTACGGTACGTGA
- the trhA gene encoding PAQR family membrane homeostasis protein TrhA — MAALVKPRLRGWIHTWATGIAALAVIALVAKAATVSTTAVVATLVYGLTICALFGISATYHRITWTTVRARVRMKRADHSMIFVFIAGTYTPFALLGLPEPTGPILLAVVWGGALAGVALKLLWPHAPRWVGVPLYLLLGWAVVPVGGELYRSVGLPAVLLLVAGGLAYSVGAVLYATRWPDPWPGVFGYHEFFHAATVIAALCHYAAVWLVLLG; from the coding sequence CTGGCCGCGCTCGTCAAACCCCGGCTGCGGGGCTGGATCCACACGTGGGCCACCGGTATCGCCGCGCTGGCCGTCATCGCGCTGGTGGCGAAGGCGGCGACCGTATCCACGACAGCGGTCGTCGCGACCCTCGTCTACGGGCTCACCATCTGCGCCCTGTTCGGAATCAGCGCCACCTATCACCGGATCACCTGGACCACGGTCCGGGCGCGGGTCCGGATGAAACGCGCCGATCATTCGATGATCTTCGTCTTCATCGCGGGTACCTACACCCCGTTCGCGCTGCTCGGCCTGCCCGAGCCGACCGGCCCGATCCTGCTCGCCGTGGTGTGGGGCGGAGCGCTGGCCGGGGTCGCGTTGAAACTGCTGTGGCCGCACGCGCCGCGCTGGGTGGGCGTGCCGTTGTATCTGCTGCTCGGCTGGGCCGTCGTTCCGGTGGGCGGCGAGCTGTACCGCTCGGTCGGTCTACCGGCGGTGTTGCTGCTGGTCGCCGGCGGGCTCGCGTACAGCGTCGGCGCGGTGCTCTACGCGACCCGCTGGCCCGATCCGTGGCCCGGCGTCTTCGGTTACCACGAGTTCTTCCATGCGGCCACGGTGATCGCCGCGCTCTGCCACTACGCGGCGGTGTGGCTGGTACTGCTCGGTTGA
- a CDS encoding adenylate/guanylate cyclase domain-containing protein — protein sequence MTDRRGPRSRVITRLMLWTVRAPWGLAAVVIAAHLSGLAVIVTQLVLIGFPGRIGADQLSGLIMVTIYPTIASLFGIGLAVRDRMDYFGWLDRSRKPTPEEARRILHLPLAVTLRSLLMWAPGVVLSAILLARLTTENDLTVLLAMFTIGGLESAGLTYLVVDRVIRPVVPIVAGVLGATMHWSSSVSVRVALAWAVSGAMPLSALIVVLADPATTMEHRIRTGIYLAAISLVVGLAATWALSRAVATPLRTLRIAVDRITRGDLDVRVSVGSASEIGRLEHSVNEMSANLRERLRMRDVFGRHVGEEVAERALAGGVDLTGDVREVSALFVDVTGSVAISTGLPPQEFVAKLNRLMATVVAATEENDGLVNKFEGDAALCIFGAPIALADNATPALRAARRIRDEILAAGELDIGIGVARGTVFAGDLGTDTRREYTVIGDAVNAAARLTTRAKEVPRRILVSQSVIDAASATERAAWVEYGAVALRGIDEPTPSWTDRDPGGRL from the coding sequence ATGACCGACCGCAGAGGGCCCCGGTCCCGGGTGATCACCCGGCTGATGCTGTGGACCGTCCGCGCCCCGTGGGGGCTGGCGGCTGTGGTCATCGCCGCGCATCTCAGCGGTCTCGCCGTCATCGTGACCCAACTGGTTCTCATCGGATTCCCCGGTCGTATCGGCGCCGATCAGCTGAGCGGTCTGATCATGGTCACCATCTATCCGACGATCGCGTCCCTGTTCGGGATCGGGCTGGCGGTCCGGGACCGGATGGACTATTTCGGCTGGCTGGATCGATCCCGTAAGCCGACGCCCGAGGAAGCGCGGCGAATCCTGCATCTGCCGCTCGCGGTGACCCTGCGCTCGCTGCTGATGTGGGCCCCGGGGGTGGTGCTGTCGGCGATCCTGCTGGCCAGGCTCACGACGGAGAACGATCTCACGGTCCTGCTGGCCATGTTCACCATCGGCGGGCTCGAATCGGCCGGTCTCACCTACCTCGTCGTGGACCGGGTGATCCGGCCGGTGGTGCCGATCGTGGCCGGCGTACTCGGCGCGACCATGCATTGGAGCTCGTCGGTCTCGGTGCGGGTGGCGCTGGCGTGGGCGGTTTCCGGCGCGATGCCGCTGAGCGCGCTGATCGTGGTCCTCGCCGATCCGGCGACCACCATGGAGCACCGCATCCGCACCGGCATCTATCTCGCGGCCATCAGCCTGGTCGTGGGCCTGGCGGCCACCTGGGCGCTGTCGCGCGCCGTGGCGACCCCCCTGCGCACCCTCCGGATCGCGGTCGACCGCATCACCCGGGGCGACCTCGACGTCCGGGTATCGGTCGGCAGCGCCAGCGAGATCGGCCGGCTGGAGCATTCCGTCAACGAGATGTCGGCGAATCTGCGCGAACGGCTGCGGATGCGCGATGTGTTCGGCCGCCATGTGGGCGAGGAGGTGGCCGAACGAGCGCTGGCCGGCGGAGTCGACCTCACCGGGGACGTACGCGAGGTCTCGGCCCTGTTCGTGGATGTCACCGGGTCGGTGGCGATCTCCACGGGACTCCCGCCACAGGAGTTCGTGGCCAAACTCAACCGGCTGATGGCCACGGTGGTGGCCGCGACCGAGGAGAACGACGGACTGGTGAACAAGTTCGAGGGCGACGCGGCGCTGTGCATATTCGGCGCGCCGATCGCGCTGGCGGACAACGCGACCCCCGCGCTACGGGCGGCACGCCGGATCCGTGACGAGATCCTGGCGGCCGGGGAACTCGATATCGGTATCGGCGTGGCCCGCGGGACCGTGTTCGCCGGAGACCTCGGTACCGATACCCGCCGGGAGTACACGGTGATCGGTGATGCGGTGAACGCCGCGGCCAGGCTCACCACCCGCGCCAAGGAGGTGCCCCGGCGCATCCTGGTCTCCCAGAGCGTTATCGATGCCGCCTCGGCGACCGAGCGGGCCGCGTGGGTGGAGTACGGAGCGGTCGCCCTGCGCGGTATCGACGAGCCGACCCCGTCCTGGACCGATCGCGATCCCGGCGGGCGGCTGTAG
- a CDS encoding thioredoxin domain-containing protein: MNRLGGATSPYLRQHADNPVHWREWDAGALAEAAARDVPILLSIGYASCHWCHVMAYESFADEATAAQMNDEFVCIKVDREERPDLDAVYMNATVAMTGQGGWPMTCFLTPAGEPFYCGTYYPKSPRGGMPSFTQLLTAITDTWRNRRADVDTASEQVAEALRAQAAGIPKSELTVTPELLDHAVAAVLRDFDETHGGFGGAPKFPPAALLEGLLRSWERTGDPEVRRVVDRTAEAMARGGIYDQLRGGFARYSVDAAWVIPHFEKMLYDNAQLLRCYAHLARRSPADPLPRRITEELVGFLLADLSTETGFASALDADTHLEPGRPGVEGATYVWNPAELIGELGPIEGAWAGEVFGVTTAGNFEQGSSVLTRRADPADTERFERARAALSAARERRPQPERDDKMVTAWNCMAITALCEAARALDRRDWFDAAAELAEVILDVHVVGDRVLRASLGGVAGAAPGVLEDYAWLATALLALHQYSGSAARLPDIHRILDSAVAHFADPDEPGSWFDTADDAETLIARPRDPVDGATPAGASVLAEALLTASAVVEPERSARYRELAEHTLARGAVVLAKAPRSAGQWLTVAEAALQGPLQIAIATAGSATAGDAELLEVARAYAPGGAIVVRADADAVPLLADRPAIDGAAAAYVCRGTVCDLPVTTPDELRAALTRPA, from the coding sequence ATGAACCGATTAGGTGGTGCCACGTCGCCCTACCTGCGTCAGCACGCGGACAATCCCGTGCACTGGCGGGAGTGGGACGCCGGCGCGCTGGCCGAAGCCGCCGCGCGCGATGTGCCGATCCTGCTGTCGATCGGGTACGCGAGTTGCCACTGGTGTCATGTGATGGCCTATGAGTCGTTCGCCGACGAGGCCACCGCGGCGCAGATGAACGACGAATTCGTGTGCATCAAGGTCGACCGGGAGGAACGTCCGGACCTGGACGCGGTCTATATGAACGCTACGGTCGCGATGACCGGCCAGGGCGGTTGGCCGATGACTTGTTTCCTCACCCCGGCGGGAGAGCCGTTCTACTGCGGGACCTACTACCCGAAGTCGCCGCGCGGCGGTATGCCGTCGTTCACCCAACTGCTGACCGCGATCACCGACACCTGGCGTAATCGTCGGGCCGACGTCGACACGGCCTCCGAGCAGGTGGCCGAGGCATTGCGGGCACAGGCCGCCGGGATCCCGAAATCCGAGCTCACCGTCACACCCGAACTACTCGACCACGCCGTCGCCGCGGTGCTGCGCGATTTCGACGAGACCCACGGCGGTTTCGGCGGCGCCCCGAAATTCCCGCCCGCCGCGTTGCTGGAGGGATTGCTGCGCAGCTGGGAACGCACCGGCGACCCCGAGGTGCGCAGGGTGGTGGACCGTACCGCGGAAGCTATGGCTCGCGGCGGTATCTACGACCAGTTGCGCGGCGGGTTCGCCCGCTATTCGGTGGACGCGGCCTGGGTGATCCCGCATTTCGAGAAGATGCTCTACGACAACGCACAGCTGCTGCGCTGCTACGCGCATCTGGCGCGGCGGAGTCCGGCCGACCCGTTGCCGCGCCGGATCACCGAGGAACTGGTGGGGTTCCTGTTGGCGGACCTGTCCACCGAGACCGGGTTCGCCTCCGCGCTGGACGCCGACACCCACCTCGAACCGGGCCGGCCCGGTGTGGAGGGCGCGACCTATGTCTGGAACCCCGCCGAGTTGATCGGCGAGCTCGGGCCGATCGAGGGCGCCTGGGCCGGAGAGGTCTTCGGGGTCACGACGGCCGGGAACTTCGAACAGGGCAGCTCCGTGCTCACCCGGCGCGCCGACCCGGCGGACACCGAGCGGTTCGAGCGGGCGCGCGCCGCGCTCAGCGCCGCCCGGGAACGCCGCCCGCAGCCCGAGCGCGACGACAAGATGGTGACCGCGTGGAACTGTATGGCGATCACCGCGCTCTGCGAGGCCGCCCGGGCGCTCGATCGACGGGACTGGTTCGACGCCGCCGCTGAACTCGCCGAGGTGATCCTCGACGTCCACGTGGTGGGGGACCGGGTGCTGCGCGCCTCGCTCGGCGGGGTCGCCGGCGCCGCGCCGGGTGTGCTGGAGGACTACGCCTGGCTGGCCACCGCCCTGCTGGCCCTGCATCAGTACTCCGGTTCGGCGGCCCGGCTGCCGGATATCCACCGGATCCTGGACTCGGCCGTCGCTCATTTCGCCGACCCGGACGAGCCCGGCAGCTGGTTCGATACCGCCGACGACGCCGAAACACTGATCGCGCGGCCCCGCGACCCCGTCGACGGCGCCACGCCGGCCGGGGCGTCGGTGCTGGCCGAGGCCCTGCTGACCGCCTCGGCGGTGGTCGAGCCCGAACGCTCCGCCCGCTATCGCGAACTGGCCGAACACACCCTCGCCCGCGGCGCGGTGGTCCTGGCGAAGGCGCCCAGGTCGGCCGGACAGTGGCTGACGGTCGCCGAGGCCGCATTACAGGGTCCGCTGCAGATCGCCATCGCCACCGCCGGGTCCGCGACGGCGGGCGACGCGGAGCTGCTGGAGGTCGCCCGGGCGTACGCGCCCGGTGGCGCGATCGTCGTCCGGGCGGACGCCGACGCCGTCCCGTTGCTCGCCGACCGCCCGGCGATCGACGGCGCCGCGGCGGCCTACGTATGCCGCGGCACGGTCTGCGATCTGCCGGTGACCACCCCGGACGAGTTGCGTGCCGCGCTGACCCGGCCTGCCTGA